The DNA sequence aaatttgagaaaaatccAATTAATCGAGgggaataagaaaaaagaaacagaACACCAAAACAAGAAGTAACAAGTGGCTttagaaaagaaactaaaagtgcCAAGATTTAAGGGAAATCCgattaataaaggaaaaaaaatccctCTAAAATTAAATGTGCCAAAtatttagtgaaggaaaaagcCCTACTCAGCTTTTTAGGAAAAAGGCTatgcaagaaaaggaaaaaaaaaattaataatcaaaataaagaaaaaaaaactatggatggaaagcaaaaaaaaatttaggaagcaaaaaaaaaaaagttacaataATTATTCTAAGATTTAAGactttcaaattaattaaaattcttatttttatttaggtaagaaataataatatttaacactttttaaataaattagagttttactttatattaaaaatatctatattttatttaaatagcATTTAATCAAATTTATCAGAAACATACGTGTGATTGTTgcactttgtttttcttcttattgtaatattttgcttttgtttctgattaatgatttttttttcatctattatcatcgttctttttatttttctttattttttttagttaataaatttaaagattatatatgtaaTATACATAATCAATAATTAACTATGGATTCTCCACTTTTgataatttctcatgtttttctcttagttaaaaatttttgattgaaaaattatacgAAATAAAAATGTTGCAGCCGAATAAAGTAgccaaagaaatcaaaaaattatttattttctttttcaactatttttacaGGAATTGTAATTCTCTTTTTCATTACCACAAGTTTACTCCTTTCACATGTATAAgtatattttctctttatttcgaTTTTGTGTCGTACTAAATTATGTAAGTCAACATTATATAGCGTTACTCTCATAATGATTCctattgaattgatttttttttcctctccgACAGTTTTTTATGCATTGTCTAATTGCTATATCATATAGTTcatgttgaaaatattttatttgttaaaattatgtttatttgttaCAAAAGCAAAAtaaattcttctttttcaatttgaaattaGTGTTTTAGAGTGAAAGTTAATAGCTTGAgtcaaatttatgaaatacttatgATTTTTAGGTTTTCTTTTCAATCCTTCCTCTTAGCCGTTGCCAATTTCAAATTGTATTGTAGGTTTTTGGCCTCACAAGAAAATTGTAGACTTATCTTTCTGGATGCtaagtaatttattatttttaattacttattaaaatatataatatgtgaaTTCATATATAGTACAAATATACATGCAATACACAcacattgttatttttttcttcagttgCTAGCTCCTATTAATGTTACTTAGGTGCAAGACCGACAAAATTTATTAAAGCCTGTGACATGATTGCTTTGTGTGGAATAACTATTTTGTATCGTATTTCTGGTGGCAACATCTGTTGTttcaaagccataactcctttgTGTTATTTTTGAATACCcctttttctatcttattttacTGAGGATAGCCGACATTGTACTTCAAGTTGGCAACTCTTTaaatttgttgattatttaaacatttgaattatgattttgtttcaactgaacacataataaaatattcatattgGCACTTCTGATAATTTTTGTATGTGATTTGACTTTAGATATTTAAGAGATgcataaaaaaaagtgaaaaaaataattttttaaaattaaaagtgtATAATAGGAATACTCTAGGTAAATTCTTTCCACAATATATTATTTTAccttataataataaaaacattaaTTTGTTGTCCTCTAACACTTTCTAACAACATGTGAATTTCTCCATATGTCATATTGGAaaagtttttaagtttttttttgagaaaagacatttttttcCCCTTGAACTTAtccgctcaacttactttagcacttaaactaagctttcatttatttaccccctttaacatctttaaagtgattATATATAATCCTAATACTGACGTGgagttttttagaaaaaaaaaaggtgtatttttttatttaaaaactgaTATAGTCCcactttttattataatatacattttaaaaaggacatccttcttcttcaatgcCCCCACCCCCCTCATGGCAACCCACACCCACACCCCACACTCTTTTCTTCTCTAATTGATCAAGAACAACAATACCCGttttctttaaatcatcaattcctccattaacaatctcatccattttcttcaaccattaatttctccattaacaacctcaccCATTATCTTCAACCATTAATTCCACCATTAACAACCTCACCCATTTTCTTCAACCATTAATTTTCCCATTAACAATCTCACACACATTCTCCATCAACGCTTTCAAGATGATAATTAATCGGACACAAGATGTAATAATTCAACATTCttatatcaaaaaaagaaaaaaaaatcacccTTCAGCTGAAAGCTTTGAAAaaaatgtagtttttttttttgactttgcttttttctgattttgaaaatcataattaacAAACTATGTGATTGGTCTGAGATCATCATAGTGATTGTGTtgtttcaaaatcaaatattcaGCTCTCACAATCAAAGTTATGTTTGTAATTTATCCACTATATTTGCTCTGGTCCAAGACTATGGAAGAAGAAGCGCCACTTGTcttcttaaaaaaaatgaaaattttctttattgactttgcttttttttttttttttttttaaaaaaagaaagattgagaTTCAATTGAAAAACATAGGGGGAGGAGGATGGGGCGctggaagaggaggaggagggggGCTGCGTTTGCAGGGTAGGGGGTGGAGGTGGGGGTGAGGGTTGGAAGTGGAGAAAACGTAGAAAGGGCGGGGTGGCGGGTGGGTATGGGGGTGtgtcaagaagaaagaaaataggggTGGGGgtaccttttttatttaatatatatatatatatatatatatatatatataaataaaatagtccatacatattttttatttttttaaaaaagaatatataaaataatgtgtgggggattaattttttttaagaaaaatagtaatttcttacATGGCTCCGACGTGGCATTGACATGACGTTAATGTGTaagcgagtgtaacacactctccgttgtgagagtggtatttaattttgaggggtgaaaataatacactttaaagatgttaaggggataAATAAACAGAAATTtaatttaagtgctaaagtaaattGAGCAGACAAATTCTGGGGGAAatcatgtcttttctctttttttttttttggttttaagtaTAGCCTTGGTACATTCTCTTAAAAGTTATTTACCCATGCGATTTTCATTTTTGGCAagaatttttggcaaaaatccCAAGTtttcaaaaactagagaaaatagtTCTTGAGTCAAATTCTACTTTTTGGAGATTTTTAAACATCACcccaaatttcatattttataaaaatacctcACTAATTATTAATCCCATGTTTATGTGGTTAGATTTCATGGTTACTCCTTTTAACGTCTCtatgaaaataatatgaccttAACATTGTCTCCTCCAAATAATTCTGGAATACCCTCCCTTCTTTTCTATTAAAATGCTTTGTATATTAGAGGacctttttatttttgcattatacGTTGTCAACTGTCAAAAATGAAGTTCACATCCTTATAATCTATGGATTAAATTTTATTACGAAATATTTTCATTATAAAATGAGAAGATCACATTCTTATAATCTACGAATTAAATTTTATCACGAAATATGTTTATTATAAAATGATAATACAGACGTATGGGGTACTTTAAATAGTCTTTAGAATTTATGAGTGCAAATCAAATTTCTTGAAAATGTGAAATATTTTTCCCATAATTATGACCAAACACATGATAGAACTTCATGCAAAAGTTCAGCTAAAAAtgattttccaaaaatatttaaaaaatctatGGTCAAACACTAGCTTAGATTAAAGTGATTTTAAtgctttttttatgattttgtatgaatatattaattttatctttagttatttttcatatttagtaaaattatcaatttatttatttatcaaaatatattttcttttataatatcgaagtaattttgtaaaattgaactcATTGAATCGAGAAATATGGGTGGAGCGCATATCCTAAACTAgcatatattaaaagtgtgaagattcttataaatattattgaaactttttatccttcattaaaagattttacaatagataaaattatctttttcatttatttctccaATATTATGACTTTAATAAATATATTCAGAAATACTCTATCCTTCAATTTGTAGGActtgaataaatttatttttttaaaatacgtAACTTTTAAacctttttctttataaaaataggTTGGTTGTTTAGGATTCTTTTTGAATTTAAGTTTAATGCATGTTTGTTTACCAAATTACCCTTACTTAGTCCTTCCTTGAATTCTTCCTTGTACGTTGTATTTTCACCCGTGCAAGACTAGCAGCAGTTATACTCTGGAGAAATGGAAAATTTACTTTCCATTTCTTCTCTGAATTCAAAAATTCTGGCAATGAAATCAACGAAATTGTAGCTGAAAAGGCGAAGAACTCAGAAAATAAGAATAATCAAGTGGAATAGCCCTTACAGAGCTGAAATAGTTGAAAAAATAGGTGGATTCCGAAAGATGGAGTTTTATTAAAGCCACTGTATCGATCgaggaagaaaaagatagatGGGTTTACTCTGTACACGAAAGAAAAGTTGGGTATTAGGAGGTCTAATGTTTGAGGTATCCACTTTAACTTTTGATTGTAATTGTTGTTTTTAGTTGTGCCGGGATACCAAGAAATCATTGGCCGCAGATGTATTTCATATTAACTATTGGTTATGCATCTACTTGTTTCTAATAAGGAGGAAAAAAATCGTTacttctcaaaaaataaagaatgattCTGCAAGATCTTGTTAAATTTTGATCTTGTATTTTACATGTCTTGTGAATTGGTAACGGGAGTTGCAAGATAGAGTGGCAAAGGAGAAGGATCGTAATGATGAGATCATTAAGATTCGCAGGGAGATAGTAGACTTTCATGGAGAGTGTGTTTTGCTGAAAATTATAGTGTCCTCAACTATGTTCATAATTTCGAGTTCTTTCTCAACTACGTTCATAATTTCAAGTTCCTTCTTTGAATGTGAAAATTAGTTACACCTCAGAATTTTACGGGCGCCTTTGAGAAGTCTCTGTAAATGCGCAAGACTTAACGTTTCAGGTTTTTGTTGTACGTTTGTATCTACTGTGATTGTCTGATTATTGTGCACCAAGATGGTGACACCATAAGTCACTTTATAATCTCATAGGTAGCGATGAGCATTGGCAGATGTAGCTCTTTGCTAGTGGGTTTATCTCAAGTTTTTTCAATTTGGTCTATACATGAAATATTTGTAAACCGGCTATAATTTCTACTAATATTACATCTAAATCTATAATATTATTAGTACGAGTTCAATGCTAAAAACCTTAAAGATCAAACTTGATTCGGTGATGATCCAATTTgatctatttctattttatcttatatcttaCTAGTGCAGACAGTTAGATGGGGTCAGCTATGCCTTTGAGGTGTTGCCGATGAGTATATTCTTCTTCTCTGGCTCGAGAATGTTTTCTAGGTAGTCATTTAATTCATTTTAGCTATGGCATCAATAACatggaaaaggagaaaagatTGGCCCGGGTATTTTTGTgttgaaataattttctttctcgCTCTTCACTTTTGACCATTCTGAATATTAGTGTTATCATTGAATGATGAATATGCTGCAAATTTCATGTTCTTACGAGAGTACCTTTCCCTTTCCTAAAATACAGACGCTAGCAGTGTCTATGGATTCTTCGCTGCTGCTTTTCTAAAATACACTGCTGCTTGCAGTGTCTCTGGATGCTTCTCCTAACTTTTATTTTCTCGGTTTTATgttatcttttaacatttgtttcCTTCTTTCTTTCGTCTATACAgatgagttagattttccttAACCAAATTCAGAAGGTGGAGAAGAAAATCGGATTGTGATTGTTGCAAAAGAGATGCATTATCCCCTCTGAGTTGAGCTATATTAGAAATAACATCTTCGCTTTGTTGTATTAGTACTGTTTACGCTCGCTCtttactttcaatttttttacacCTTCAAAGTGAAAGGGTGCTTTAAAATTTCTCTGGTGATTGATACATTGAGTCACGGAAGGAAATTTAGGTTAGGCATTTGGTCTATTCAATATTCCTACCAATTTAGTTTTGGAAAGAACTACTTTTATCCAAAATTAGATGGAAAGATTCTTTTAGCTGAATAATCTATGTACTTCAAAAACTATCTTGAAGTAGGTATTCTGGAGTTCTACACCAATTTTGGCTTGCCCTCTTGAGCTTGATCTTGTTACCTAACCATGGTGATGTTTAAATGGTTAAATTTCATTTGTTAGCATCCATCTTGGTATGTGTTATTGAGTATTGGAGTAAAAATGCTTCAATATGTTGTGCTCCATTAGATTGTTATATCTCTTGTGTATGCAAAAAGAATGCAAAGTCATGTTCATGAATATGATCTTTCATTCTTTCATGCGTTGTGATGCATAATTCTATGGCATGATGGCCAAGTTACTAAACAAGATCATTtctgtatttcttttcatatCCGACACAGATGCGGAAATATTTTTAAAGGGTCTGAGCAAAATATTTACTTGAGGCAATATGATCAGTAGGAGAAAAGAAGAATCTAAGCAATATATCAACAAGTGCCACAACAAATTAAAATCCGTCCCTCATAATCATTAGGACAAAGAGAATTCAAATATAGTTCAATTCTAAGTTTTTTGATCTTACAAGTGCCATGACAGATTAAGGCTCGATTTACAAAGGCCAAATACTTCTAATAGGGAAAGAAACCTTCAATACGAAAATAAAGATCTTGAACATTAGTCCACAGGCGCTGCCAGTTGGTTACCATCAACGCTAAAATAAAGCTTATGAACATTGGGTTGCAAAGACTCTcgagcttttttattttttcctcaaacTTATCAGCCTTAAAAAGTTGGTTACCATCGAGCCATTGGATGGCTTTCTCAATTGCAATATTGGTGTTTCTGGCAATGAATATAGTCATGACACCTCCAGCAGttttcaaaccaaatgatagagggGTAACATCCAACAACAAAAGGTCCTGATAGAGTCGAGCACTTTTTTACTTGTTAAACCTAAGAAAACTTGAGCTCCAACTATTCAATTTGAGACAACAATTAGCCATGCACTTCTAAACTAATTTCTGGTGGCAATATTCATTGAAGCAAACTTGTTGCACAGccatcatataaaaattatacaCTGATCAGAAAGTTAAATTCCAAAGAAGAGGAGTTTCttgaaagttaagagtagcagaTAAAATGGAAATGGTTATACTTCCCCGCTAATTGTCATAGCAGCTATCAAATTGCACCATAGAATCTAGAAGTCAAATGGCTACAAAGAGAACTTGAATAACTGTCGTAGCAGCTATAAAATTACATATACACTTAACATTTGTTCTAGAGTTGAGATATTTATCAAACATGAGTTACACAAAAATTTAGCATTCTTAGGTCCATAGCAATAACTAGAGGTGTCAAAAAATGGCACTATTGTCATACTTTAGAGTTGTTAATCAAGCAAAAACGATCAAACTAGTGCCGCCACTTATATCCATTAgtttttcatacttcaaagttcATCATGGACAGCCATCCACACCATTGTGTTGCGCTCATCTTCACCCATACTGAAAAATAACTccattttttatcatctttacAGAGAATCGTTGCAGCTTTGATACGCTGTTGTACAATGTACAATTCCAAAAATACAGGAGATTTAAGGATGTAATAAACTTGGCAACGAACATCAAATCGATCACACTTCTCGAGCTTTTCAATCAAGGCACCCATTCTTTTGTCTTGAACTTCAGTAAAATTTTTTAGAACTTTTATCATACCCTCAAGAAATGTCTTATTATCATCCtctactatttttttcctttacttgtTTTTTTATTAACATTAGAAGAGGACCTTTTAGCATACTCACCTTGTTTATGAGTCTGTCGGGATCCAACATTTTCATTTCCAGATGTTCCAGCACTAGCTCCAGCGACATTCTCTCCTCCAGTAAACACACTAGGTCCAGTGGCATTTTCAGCTCCAACTAAATGAACTAGGTTCAGTGGCATCTTCAGCTGTAGTAAATGCACTATGTCCAGCGGCATTTTCAACTTCTCCAGTACCTATTTTAGTGCTATGATAAACATcaccttcttcttcatcatcaacaaGAAATCCCAAACTCATGTCATTACAAAGTTGTGGAGTTCGACTCTTTTGAATTTCCTCAATAGCATCTAGCGGTGCTTCCGTAAACTCTCCAGTTGCTCTATCCTTGCCAAAGATTTCCTCCCAATCTTCAAACATTGGTCATTTCTTAGTATTCATATTCTTTGTTTTTGGTTCAgcctacaaaaaaataattaaaatatagcgTAATGCCATATTCATCAATTATGAAAGAATTTAAGAGCAACAAACTTCAATTAATCTAGATCTTTTTCCTTCAAATAGCAAAAAGCTTCAGCAAATCAAGATGTTTACTAGCATTCACACTCATTTAGATAGGTTGTCAATTGACTTCGATAAATGTTGTGTAGTAGATTATCAAAAATGACACAAATGACTTCCATAAATGAGACATACTTAATACGAAAATTGAAAAAACTCACAAAGACAATCAGAATAGTAAGTTGGATCATATTAATTACCTtcaaaaaattatcccaaaatgATGGATCATCAGTTAATATAGCTCCATCACTATATTGAAAGCCCAAACCACTTTGAATCTTTAGGATAGCTATAATTCCATAACATTTTTTCCAATATcgcattttatttttgatgtgtGGTTCACTTTTTAATACACTCTTAGGACGATGTTTGTGGATATAACATTCTAACTCCGTCAAGTGGCTTGGTATAAAGGTTCCATTATCACCTCTCCAACCATTAGCACACAACTCTTTCAATCCATCTGAAAGAGTTTGTTCTTCCTCTGAATCCACATCCTTCGCGTCAATAGAGTTGAGTTTCTTGGCTTTTTTGATGCCTTGGTTGATGATGTCTGACTATTCATTTCACCTATAAATCTTGTATAATAGATTATCAGAAATGTGAAAAATAGAGCATCACAATAACTTCAGAAAGTGTAccgaaatatcaaaaatatatttttaaattatactaCACTTTACAGTCAGAGAATAACATGAAGTTAAGCTCCCAAAGATTAACTGATTCAACTAACCAACACTATAAATTATAGCATACAATAATCGAAGTTATAAAGAGTACAAAAGGATGTGCTATTCAGCTCACAAAAGTTAAAAGTTCCTGGCATCTATACAACACATACAAGACTAATTCTAAAGAGCTAATAAAGTCTAAAAGTAGTCCATAGCTAACAGGTAGTAATATAGTCTCGAAAGTGGTAACAAATCAATTATTAGTTCTTTCATACCACATTCGTTGAGCCAACTCATTCCTCCAACTGCTCCATTCCTCCGACGATTCAACAACGTCAATATTTTTGTGTTGATATTCCGCTTGTTCTTTCATATCACTATCCAAGGGATCCACTTCCATCTCTCTACGAATAAAGTTATGAATCAAGCAACAAGCACTAATTACCCTGTTATGAACCTTAACTGAGTACCACGAAGGGCTTGTAAGAATTCCCCAACGTTCTTTTAGGAGACCGAACGCCCTTTCAATAACATTACGAGCCCTAGAATGCCTCATGTTGAAAAGTTCTTCTTTACATCGAGGTGATGGATTGTCACCTCGTCAATCCTTCAACCAATATCTATATCCTCGAAAAGGTGACAGAAAACCTTTTCCATTTGTATATCCTCCATCACACAAGTAATAATTACCtataatataaacatataatttagTTATTTCTATATAATATTCAATCCATGATGTAACTTGAAAGCATATACATGACCTACCTTCGGGGATTTTTAAACCATTTCTTCTTACTATAGCATCTCGTAAAACATGGCCATCGGCAGCTGATCCTTCCCAACCAGGTAACATATACCTGAAATTGAGGTTTCTATCACAAACTCCTAAAATATTAGTTGCTATCTCTCTTTTTCTTGCCATGTATCTTGGTTTGTATTGAGTTGGAACTCTAATAGGAATGTAAGTACCGTCTAGTGCACCTAAACAACCCTATAAGATAAATTATAATGTTACCTCAAAGTATAAAAGTTTTGTACTTAAAGAAGTGCTAAACGGTaatttcacctacctcaaaccatttCCAGCGATCTTCAGTCTCATCCTTCAGTATTGGTTTAGGATTAACAAGTAACAATGGGGTTAGTTTGAGAATAGCGCACAAGCATTCATTGAAAGCCTGACTTACGCTCCATCTCGATCTAATATAATCAACTTTGATAGATCTATTCTTCTCGTGATGAGCcaagatatttaaaaatatagCTAACTTTTCATTACTTGACATACTTTTACTATCGCTCAAACCTCCAATATTCTTAGTTAAGAGAACTAAAGTGTGAAAGGCATTTCTATCCATTTTTAACTTATCGATACATATACTATCACCATTGTTTTATTATATAATGCAAGTGAGAAATAATTTTTGGAACTCGAACACCCATACAGTACCTAACCTCACCCCTGTTTCGGAATCGTCTTCTTAGAGAATGACCATGACTAGCCATGATTatgaaaagacaaataaggacAACAAGAAATTGTTGAAACATTATCTCCTCAAGAATAATATATTCTGTACCTGACAGTGGTTGATGATCCATAATAACACCTAAATATGccatcaaaataaaaagaatgaatatatataaaattttaaaataaatctgtGAACAACCATATAGAGAGTGAAACAGATACTCAAACAAAAACATCAGTGATAAACTTAAACTTCATCATCAAATTCATTGACTTTGAAAGATTGCATTTCAAAATGATTGTCACTCTCTTGATGGTTGATTTTGGTATACAATAAACTATATTCAAATTGTGAAGTAGGGATAGAAAAAATAAACAGTGACCAAAAATAAAGGTTCGATACAATTACTAACCTTGTGGAGAAAAGCAAACAATATTGATTAATTACAAGGATGAAGATGTGGAGAATATTACACTCTCTTTTTCATGGCAAAGTACCAAAACAGAGAGAACAACTTTCTAATACAGTGGAAAAGGAACTCTTTATTTCATGGCAAAGTACCAAAACAGAGAGAACAACTTTTTAATACAGTGGAAAAGGAATAAGAACGAAATATAGTGGGAAAAGAACGCGGGAAAATAATTTTAAGGGGCAATAGTGTCATTTAATAGGCTAATACATGTGTTAAAAGttttgtattattaatacatggAAAATGATGTGTATTGTTAACACACACTTTAATACACAAAAGTGTGtataaataatacaagtactagttatgcataattttaaaaaggataCCAAACATGGTACTAGTAATACACAAACcataatgcatgtattatatttttaatacgctctaccaaacgatcccttaatgtacaaaatattttacattattagGTAAACTTGACTTGCTATTGTAGGTTACCtaacttctttttttatttttttatgtaaataattggaactgatagtgtagaatattttgtgcACTGACGGTGCACATaacttaaactcttttttttaggTAGGTGAATTTTCCTTATTTGAGTTACATGGCCAATTTATTTTCCCGAGTAAATTCCCTAGATGGTCACCCATATTTGAGAAATTTCTTACAAATATCAATTTTGTTTCATTTAGGACAAGAATATTACCCactctttctatttttcttaaaatatacttaac is a window from the Capsicum annuum cultivar UCD-10X-F1 unplaced genomic scaffold, UCD10Xv1.1 ctg83390, whole genome shotgun sequence genome containing:
- the LOC124895688 gene encoding uncharacterized protein LOC124895688, with the protein product MDRNAFHTLVLLTKNIGGLSDSKSMSSNEKLAIFLNILAHHEKNRSIKVDYIRSRWSVSQAFNECLCAILKLTPLLLVNPKPILKDETEDRWKWFEGCLGALDGTYIPIRVPTQYKPRYMARKREIATNILGVCDRNLNFREMEVDPLDSDMKEQAEYQHKNIDVVESSEEWSSWRNELAQRMWYERTNN